The following nucleotide sequence is from Acetivibrio cellulolyticus CD2.
TATCAACTCCGACACCTTCATTGATTCCTTAAGTATACGCAGCCTTGATATCATAGCCACAAAACCTTCAAGCTTGGAAGCTGCTCTGGCCAAATCAGGTATTTCCGATGCAGAAGATATAATTGAAAAAATACTTACGCCTTTGCTGTTGGCTAGTCTTTCTGCCGTTTCTATTGTAGTCGTTCCGATACCTCTCTTCGGCTCATTTATGCTCCTCTTTAGGCTTATATTGTCGGAAGGATTCTGAATCAAACGGAGGTATGCAATAAGGTCCTTTATTTCCTTTCTGTCATAGAACTTCAGGCCTCCAAATATTTTATATGCAATTCCTTCCTTTATGAGCATTTCTTCCACAACACGGGACATTGCATTTACTCTGTAAAGAATTGCAAAGTCCTTATACTGCATGTCCTTTATAGTGCTCAGCTTCTTTATCTCATTTGCAATAAAATACGCTTCTTCATGCTCATTCGAACACTCACAATGCCGTATCTTTTCCCCGCCTTTATTTTCAGTCCAAAGACTCTTGTTTTTCCTGCCATAATTATTTTTAATGACGCAGTTTGCAGCATCAAGAATAGTCTGGGTTGACCTGTAGTTCTGCTCAAGTTTTATTGTCTTACAACCACTGAATTCCTTTTCAAAATCCAGTATATTACGTATGTTCGCACCTCTCCAACCGTAAATCGATTGGTCATCGTCACCAACAACACATAAATTCCTGCTTCTTTGTGAAAGCATACTTATCAATGAATACTGTGCACTATTTGTATCCTGGTATTCATCCACAAGTATATATTTGAATTTTCTCTGATAATAGTCCAAAACATCCGGATAATTGGAAAACAGCTTTATAGTCAGCATTATAATATCGTCAAAGTCTACGGCGTTGTTTTGTTTCAGCTTCTTCTGATACAGTTCATATATTTTAGCCACCTTTGCCATTCTAAAATCCGCAGCATACATCTTTCCATATGTAACCGGATCAATCAGTTCATCCTTGGCTCTTCCTATCATCTCAAGCATTGACTTTGGCGGATAGTTTTTTTCATTTAAGTTTAATTCCTTCAAACAGTCTTTTACAACAGTCTGCTGATCTGTGTAATCAAAAATAGCAAAGCTTCTGTCATAGTCAAGCTTTTCAATGTCCTTTCTCAATATCCTAACGCACAATGAGTGGAAAGTACTAACCCACATGCTGTCACTTACATTTTCCACCAGCTTATCAATTCTTTCACGCATCTCTTTGGCTGCCTTGTTTGTAAATGTAATAGCCAATATACTTGAAGGGTAAACACCCTTCTCCTTAATTAAATATGCAATTCTATTTGTAAGAACTCTGGTCTTTCCGCTGCCTGCACCAGCTAATATTAGCAGTGGTCCATCCACATGCAATACCGCTTCCCTCTGTTCATTGTTAAGCCCGTTCAATAAATCCATAGTACAAACCTCTCTTAAACTTTAGTCCGTAGTTTTAGCGCCTGCCACATGATGACAATATTAAATGCCGAGACCTTAATCCCGGCATTTAATATTATAGTCAAAATCAAAACATATTACAAATATATATTTAATTTTCCGATTAAAAATCGATTTAGATATCTGGCTCAATTAAGCCATAATTTCCGTCTTTTCTTCGATAAACTACATTTGCCTCCATTGTTTCGGAATTGGAAAACATGAAAAACTCATGTCCCAACATATTCATCTGTAGAATCGCCTCCTCAATAGTCATAGGCTTTATTGAAAACTTTTTGGATCGTACAACTTTAAAATCATTTACTTCATCCTCATGATCTTCAAAATTGACACTATCAAAACTTAAGTCGCTTTCATGGTACTTTCTTTGAATTTTAGTTTTATTTCTTCTTATTTGACCTTCGAGACTATCAACTACCTTGTCAATCGAAGCATACATATCATCATTTTCCTCTTGTGCTCTAAGAAGGCCACCTTTAAACGGTATTGTTACTTCTACTATCTGCCTGTTCTTCTGCACACTCATAGTTATGTGAGCTTCGGTGTTCTTGTTGAAAAACTTTTCGATTTTTCCAACCTTCTTGATTGCTTTTTCCCTCAATGCATCAGTCACTTCAATGTTTTTTCCTGTAACAATAAATCTCATATAAGCCACAGCCCCTTTCTGTCTATGACAAGCATAATTCTATTCGAATTATCCTGCTTGTCTAAAAATACTTCTTTAATATTTTTACCCCTAAAAAGCTTAATCCTAACACTTATAAATTAAAATAAATTTACACCTCCATAGTTTTTATACTTTCAGAACCAGTCGATGCAATAAAAAAAATTAAACAGGTAAAAATATTTGTAAGAATATTAATTCGACGCCTATATAACAAATCCTTCTTTATTTTTAGCAAATGCTAAATTTAAGTAAATTATTTTCCACACATTTCCCACATTTATTTCACAAAACATGTGTTTTGTGTATATAAAACCTGTGGATAGTGTGGACAATTCTGTGAATAACTTATTTTAGCTTGTTTCACATGTGGATAACTCTGTTATTTCCAAAATTAGTATACCCCACTTTATGTATACCAAAACTTTTTTATTATTTTAACTGTATAAGCACCTTGCATTTGGGCAATCCTCTTATAATATAGTTTGTCAGTATATTATTTCCAAACAACCCCGACAAATTTCATAATTAAGTTCCATTTTATACATTTAATTACATTATGTTAATTTGTAAATAAATGTTTTTCCCACAGCATTCTAAAATAAATTTAAAAAAATTTAAATTTATTTTAAAAAACACTAAAGTCTTTTAGATTTTAATTCGATATAATACCCGAACAATTTAAAATTACTCCCCTAATATCCCGTTACATTCACCCGTCTAAAATGGAATGTCACGGGGCTTTTTTTGCCTATAACTCTATAGCACTATATAAAGCACAGAAATCATTTCTACAAAAATATTACCGTGAAAATTTAAAAAGGTCGCCTATCTTCAACCTTCTGCCATAGTGAAGCACCGCATTCGAATATATTTTAATGGATAGCCATGATAAAAGGAAAATTGTAATAATCAAAGTAGCTATGGAAGCTATCATATCACCAACAGGCACTTCAGACATCATCAATCTGCAAGGCATAGCTAATGGCGATGAGAAAGGAATTATCGATATTATTCGGGCATATTGTCCTTCAGGTTGACTTAGTGCACCAAAGGCTGCATAATACACTACTAAAGTTATTATTGAGATTGGTATAAGTGCCGAATTAATATCCTCTGCTTTGCTTACTGTAGCTCCTGCAACTGCATTTATCATTGCATACAGCGAGTATCCCAACAAAAAATACATTAAAACCATTATAAGCATATATGGCGTCAAACTTGAAAAGTCTACAAATTCTTTGTCTATTTTAAAATCGCTTGGAAAAACAAAAGTATATGTCATAATTCCTGCAATAATTACTGATGCAAATTGACACAACCCAAGCAAACCCATTGCAGCACTTTTTCCCAAAATAATTTTAGAAGGCTTGGTTGATGTTAAAAGAATCTCCATTACTCTTGATGTCTTTTCTGATGCTACCGACATGGAAACCCCATAACTGTAAAAGTAAATTGCTAAAAATATCAATGTTACTATGATGAAAGTCATTATATAATTTCTCATTGTATTTCCTTGTAATTCTTCCACATTAACCGTTATATCGCTTAAAGCTATTTTGGTAACATCATCAGATACCCCGGCATTCTTCAAAAGTCTTCCCACGAAAATAGATTTAATACTACGGCTAAAATTATTTACATCCAGTCCATCACCTGACTTTTTGACAAAGTAATTAAGACTTGGTACTCCCCCACTGCTTCCAATCACCACTAAGAACTTTCCATCGTCTTTACCAACCATTTCTTTAAGACTTTCTATCCTGGATTGATTCTCTATTTTGAAATCATATTCTCCATAAAGTTTGGAAATCTCAGAAAAATCATTATTTAGAATTCCTTTTGGATCAACAATATACAATGTGCTTTTCTTATTTTCATCTTCAGTTTGTACATCAGAAGCCGTTTCAATTTTATCAAGGCGAAAAACTATGGCCGGTATACCGATTGACAAAACTACCAGCAGAATCGTAATTATACTGGATATGACAAACACCTTCTTGCGGGCATTTTCTTTAAATGTAAATGCTAAAACCGTCAAAAATTCCTTCATCCTTAGGCACCTACCTTATCTACGAATATCTCATGCAAAGATGGCTCTCTTATCTCAAACTTATCAATCTTTATTTTTTGTTTAATAATTGATTCAAGGAGCTGGTGAGCCTCCTCATCCGACTTGATTTTTAATTCGTATCCCGTTGCTGTTTTTGATTCCAGCTTGATCCCTTGTTCTCTAATCAATCCATCTATTTCAGTTTCACAGCTTACAAACAGGTTGGTTCTTCCATATCCTCGTTTAATTTCTTTTAAATTCCCCTTAATTACTGACTTCCCACTTTCGAGGATGACAATATCCCGGCAATACTCTTCTACTGCCTGCATTTGGTGGCTTGACATTACTATGTACTTTCCTTTCTCAACAAGCTCATAGATAACATTTTTCAAAAGATTTGTATTAACCGGATCAAGACCACTAAATGGCTCATCAAGAATAATAAGCTCCGGGTCGTGGATTAATGCTGCAATTAGTTGAATTTTTTGCTGATTCCCTTTTGACAGGTGGTCTGCTACCGTCTTAGCATATTCAGAAACCCCAAGCCGTTCACACAAATACTCAAAATTGGCCTTAGCAGTTTTTGCATCAACTCCCCTTAGCTTTGCAAAATACATAATCTGTTCCTGCACCTTAATCTTAGGATATATTCCTCGTTCTTCAGGCAAATATCCAAACGCAACACTCTCCCTGGTAACAGGCTTACCATTCCATTCAATTCTTCCACCGTCTTTATCCAATATGCCAAGAATCATCCTAATTGTAGTGGTCTTACCTGCTCCGTTAGTTCCCAGTAAGCCAAAAACCCCTGGTTCTTTTATCTCAAAGCTAATATTATCAACAGCAGTTTTATCACCAAACTTTTTAACAACATTTGATACAACCAATGCCATATCTATTCCTCCTATTCCATTAACACTATTCTTTTATCTTGCCCAAAAGCAACTTTATCTATAATATCCCTATTTTGTATAAAATTAAATATACCACTTGGAATAACACTTTTCAACAGCTTATAGGTTCACATGACATAAGAAAAGAGATGGTAAATTGCTGCTGCAAAAACCATCTCTAAACAACTTTTTCAACAATATTAACTTTACAAATTATATGTCAGATTAATCGCTTTAGCTATTTCCTTCATCTTTATACCGCGATTCATGCTCTGTTTTTGAATCATTCTAAATGCCTGTTCTTCAGATAAATTCAAATGCTTCATCAAATGTCCTTTGGCCTGTTCCACTTCTTTTCTTGTATCAAGAGTATCCTTAAGATCTTCTATTTCCTTTTCAAGCATCATTACCTTTTTTCTGTTCTTTATTACAAGGTCAACCGTACTTAAAAAGGTATCCCTATGAAGTGGCTTTGCAACAACTACAATATCATATTCCGATTTTAAATATTCTATTGACCCTTTTTGCTCATTGCTTGCTATAAGAATAACATTGCACAACTTATCTTCCATAGCTATTTTTGCTACTTCAATACTGTTTTGTGGTGACAAATCATATTCCAGGACAGCAAGGTCCGGTCTCAAATTAACCAGTTTTCTTAAGGCATCATTTGCATTATTAGCCTGATCAATGACCTGGTATCCACTTGCAACCAATACGGCTTTAAGCTTGTTTGTTGAACCTTCATTACTCATAGCCACCAGTATCCTTGCCGATTCCATAACTGCACCTCCTATGCAGTAAAATTACTTCCGCCAGTACATATCGCATCGTTGACTGCAATTAAAGCATTAAATTCCGCTGCGATATACATATTAACTATATATTCCAAAATGATTGATTTTCTAAACAAACATTTTTTGAATATTGGTATTTTAATATTTGGTTAAATACTGGTCGACTTCCCATTTGCTGACCTTGGTCCTATAATCGTCCCACTCTCCATATTTAGCTTCAATGTATTTTTCAAAAACATGATTACCCAGAACCTCTCTTGCCAGCTCGCTTTTCTTCATTTCCTCAATAGCTTCCTTCAGACTTCCCGGAAGTGATTCTATGCCTTCAGCTAGCCTCTGCTCCTCTGTCATTTCAAATATATTCTTATCAGTTGAAGGAGGGGGCTGAATTTTATTTTCTATACCATCAAGTCCGGCTGCCAATACTGCTGCAATCGCAAGATATGGGTTACATGCCGGATCTGGACATCTCAGTTCAACTCTAGTAGCTGAGCCCCTAGCTGCAGGTATTCTTATTAATGGGCTTCTATTTCTAGCAGACCATGCAAGATATACCGGAGCTTCATAACCAGGTACCAAACGCTTATAGGAATTAACAATAGGGTTGGTTATTGCCGCTATGGACTTCATGTTCTTCAAAAGTCCGCCAATAAACCAATATGCTTCCTGGCTGAGCTGCAATGGATCCTTCTCATCATAAAAAGCATTTTTACCATCTTTAAACAGCGATGTATTAGTATGCATACCCGAGCCATTTATTCCGAAAATCGGCTTTGGCATAAATGTTGCATGTAATCCATTTCTCTGAGCAATAGTTTTTACAACCATCTTAAACGTCATTATGCTGTCGGCAGTACTCAATGCATCACCATATTTGAAATCGATCTCATGCTGCCCTGGAGCAACTTCATGATGTGATGCTTCTATTTCAAATCCCATCTCCTCCAAAACAAGACACATATCTCTTCTTGCATTTTCACCTAAATCCACAGGTCCTAAGTCAAAGTAACCTGCATTGTCATGTGTTATTGTAGTTGGTTTTCCTTCGCTGTCAGTAAGGAACAGGAAAAATTCGCATTCCGGACCCACATTAAATATATCATATCCCATATCATTCGCTTTTTTCAAAGCTCTTTTCAATACATACCTGGGATCTCCATCAAACGGAGTTCCATCGGGATTATAGACATCACATATCAATCTTGCCACTTTACCAGCCTGAGGCCTCCACGGAATAAGCACAAAAGTGTCAGGATCAGGTCTCAGATACATATCTGATTCCTCTATTCTTACAAACCCTTCAATGGATGAACCATCAAACATACACTTATTATCAAGAGCTTTTTCAAGCTGTTCCGACGTTATCGCAACATTTTTCATCATTCCGAAAATGTCAGTAAATTGAAGCCGAATAAATTTTACGTCCTGTTCTTCTACAATTCTCAAAATATCTTCCTTACTATACTTTGGCATGATATATTCTCCTTTCATTCTGTGTAAATATAAACCTCGTTTGGTATAAACCGAAAACCATATCTTTTATTATACCTCTATAGACCATTTTAAACCAGATCATTCAAAGCCACATACAGCAAATTACTTTTTTGCAACTTCGTCGCGCCAAAATTGCATTTTTTGTGTACCAGCCCATATATATACCATGGTATATAGAATATAACAAAAAAGACGCACACTGAAGAATTCTACTCTTCATCGAGTACGTCCTATCATTTTTCTTAATGCTCCATAGCATGTACTGTAAATCGATTTATTGCTCTTGTTTGTACTTTCTCTCAAAAAGGTTCAATTGATTATTTAAATTATAGCACATAGATATATTCAATTTCAATAGTTTTTTATATATTTTTTATAAAATTTGCAACTTTTATTTCCTTAACTTGCATTTTATTTATCAGGATTATTCCCTCGAAACAGTTTAATATCCCAGTACCTTATCAATAATCTCCTAAGCACTTTTCATCAACTGAATCATTGGACTTTCTCCCCATCCAAATACCTTCAATATTTAAAGCATAGAAAAAGAGCTGCATATAAAACAGCTCCTTTTAATTAAATCATATACATATTATTGAATCTCAGACAAATGATCTAGCCTGCTTTCCCCAATTTCCCCATGTCGGTTATATCCAACGCTCTGGTATGTAAAGTATGCACCCATTCCTTTTTATCCCTGTCAATATAGCCCTGTACCATAATAGGAATCCATGTGATAGTGTAAATAGGATATAAAATATAGTACAATAGTATTTTCAAAGAAAGTTTCTTCTCTAGCACAAGAAATATTACGGTAAAATATGTAGAAACAGCAAACACTAACGTTGCCAAAGCAAAATTCATACTAAGTATTTGTGCAAAATCAGTAAATAATACTAATTTAAAAAGGTTACACAGCATTACAACTCCGCCTAATACAACAAACAAAGGGTATATTACATAAATTGCATTGTCAAAAGCAACAAGGTCTCTCTTTTTTATAGCTCTAGAAAAAAGAGCCTTTGTATATCTGCATGCACAATCTGACTGTCCTTGCATCCAGCGTTTCCTCTGTCTCCATGATTGCTTCATTGTAAGAGGCTTTTCATCATAAACAGCCGCCTCATGCGCCCAGTATACTTTTTCACCCTTCAATACAAGCTTTATAGTAAACTCAAGGTCTTCCGTAAGGCTTGTGGCACCCCAGCCTATCTCTTTTAACAAGTCTGTAGCCACAACAAAACCTGTCCCACCAAGTACGCAGCTAAGACCTAAATGATAACGTGCCAACTGGAATATCCTGCTATTGATCCAAAATGCTATGCTATAGCTTGCAGCTACAAATGAATCTGTAGGGTTTTTGCTATCAAGATAACCTTGAATCACCTTATGTCCCTTACATAAATGCTTGTTCATCTCCTTAAGAAAATTCAAAGAGAGCAGATTATCTGCATCTAGGACACATACTGCATCATATTTCTTTTCCATCTTAAAAATCTTGTCAAACATCCACTCAAGAGCAAAGCCCTTGCCCTTTTTGTTTTTATCAAACCTTTCAAACGCTATAGCTCCATTTTCTCTAGCTATTTTAGCAGTATTATCACTGCAGTTGTCTGCGATTACAAATATATCATATAAATCAGCAGGATAATCTAGTTTGTCCAGGTTTCTTACTATACTACCTATAACCTTTTCTTCGTTGTGCGCAGCTACAACAAGAGCAAACCTTTTTACAGGTGAATAGTTGTCCGCATTCTCTTCCTTCCTTTTAACCCATCCGAATATTGATATAATAAACAGATAAATAGCTACAGGCACTATAACAATCTGAAGTCCAAATACAACTTTGTCAATTATAACTTTAAATATTTCGAAATCGTTACCTAAAAGCATTTATATTCTCCTTCTGTTAAATAAATAACACACCAATTATTGCACATTCCATTAAATTACTACTACTATCCAAAATAATCAAGCTTAAATGCAATTGAATTTAAACTTCTGAAGCCCATTTGAACGAAAGACTTAGAAGTTTTGCAGACGTTTACACTATTTTGCTAATTATCTCCATAGATAAGCTTATTCTCAAGTATAAAATCTGGGGTTTATCTCCAAATAAATACTTCATAGGCACATTTAATTTTATGAATCCAGTCTATAAACTCTAAAGCCATAATCAATATCAATTCCGCTTTCTTCTTTTAGTTTCTTTGCAGCTCTACATATACGTTCCTTGCCAATTTGGCAGATGTCCCTGTATCCCGCTTTGTATGCAATTGAATCCGCAGGTACCTGTTCAGGTTTTTGCACCATTATATACTTTCGCCGACCTGCATCATATGCATTTATCTCCATTACTGCATGAGCTGTTGTTGCCGAGCCTGAGAAAAAGTCAAGTACGATCGCCTCTTTTTCATCTTTTACGATCATATTAATTATTTTCTTTATTAAAGACACAGGCTTGGGATAGTCAAAGCACCGTCCCATTCCTAAGTGCTCCAGCTCCTTAACGGCACTCTCATTTGTACCAATACCGTTAATTTTATTCAGCTCAACATCCAACATATTTGTAGGAGTCTTATAGCGGCCTTCTGTGTCAACTCTTTGAAATCGGATAGAGAATTTGGATGATTTGATTATGAAATAAGTGCCGTTTTTGATTTCATTAAGCAGGAATTCATCGGTCCATTTGAATGCTCCTTTCAATGAAACTTCACTGTAGTTTACACCATCCCTAACATCAAAATCGTTGAGCACCTCAACTTTGTCATAGTTCCCGGCCTTAAAACTTCCATCACGGCAAAAGGTAAACTTTATTGTCCCTTTCGGGAAGTTTAAAACTCTTATAGGATTACCGGTATTTAAAAGCGGTGCATCGCCATTATCAAGTTTATCCCCATAATACTTAATATTATTGATGTTCTTCTCATAACAAAGTACATATTCCGCTGTCTTTCTGCTCTTATTGGATAACGACGGGGGAGTGCAGGTTTTTGTCCAAATAAATGTTTCAACATAATTGGACTCTCCAAATATCTCGTTCATCATCCACTGAAGATTGTAAAGCTCGTTATTGTCTATACTGACAAAGATCACACCATCATCCTGAAGCAAATTCCTAGCTAATTTTAGCCTTGGATACATCATTGTAAGCCAACCACTGTGAAACCTTCCATGAACTTCACTGTCTTCGGACAATCTGTTACAATTCTCATCCTGTCGGCATTTCGCAAAGTATTGAGTTGTACCCATACTAAAATCATCCTTATATATAAAATCCTTTCCCGTGTTGTAAGGTGGATCTATGTATATGCATTTTATCTTGTTCATATAGGATTCCTGCAGTAATTTAAGCACTTCAAGGTTATCACCCTCTATATAGAGATTCTGAGTGTTCTCCCAATCCACACTATCCTCCTTTATCGGTCTCAATACCTTATCCGAAGGTATGTTGGATAGACGTATTGCTTCTTTCTTTCCCGGCCATGAGACTTGGTACCTTTCATTCTCACCATCGACAATCTCACTCGTCAGCTCCTGCTTAAGCAAATCAAAATCTATAGCCCTTTTTAGCTTCCCGCTATCGTCCCTTACCTCTGTGATAACATTTGGGAAGAACTGTGCAATTCTTTCAATATTAATTTGTTTAAGGTTATCTGACTTCATTGCAATCTTATCCATAGTTCCTCCTGCTTATTTTTGACAAGTTCAATCTATTCTAATCTTTAGTTTTAGTCCTAGCTTTAGTTCCAGTGTAGATTTTACGCATAATAAATATAGTGGTTAAGACCTCTTTATCGGACTTAACCACTACATAACATTCTTATTTAGATACCCTTGTATATAGTATATAATTAGCCCCACTTGATTTTAGAGACTTGCTCGCAAATTCCCCAAACCAAAACAATTATTGCTCAGTTTTCTTCTTAAATAGACTAAAACTTTTCAGCTTTTCCTTGTCAGTAACCGCAATATAAACTTCGGCAATCAACAATACCATTATGCTTAGGATCAGCACAAGAATAACAAAAGGATATTCGCCTCCAAAGCCGCTTGCAGATGTATGCTTAATCAATATACCTATATATGCCCATATTACAACTAGTCCAAAGCCTAAATTACAATTTTTGAACATCGTAAGTCCAGCTATAATGAGACCCACGATCAAAATTGCTATAGTCCAAATCCAATCAGGCACACCGAATCTATTCCATCCTATACTAACAAGAAATACAGTTGCATTCGCAATTGTTGCCACAGTAATCCATCCGAAATAAATGCTAAAGGGAAGCCTTATAAAAATCTTTTCTCTTGTTGTAAGCTCTGCTTTTCCTGTCTTAATATTAATAATAATCAAGCATAAAAGGATAACTGCCATCATAGCTAAAGAAATTCCTATCGATTTGTAGTGCCATACAAATATCCATGCCGTGTTTGCCATTGATGAGATTGTAAACAGTATACCAATCTTCTCAATCAGGTCTTTACTAAATGTACCATTCTTCTTGCTAAAAAAGCCGAATTGATATAATATGTAACCTCCAAGCAAGATATAAATTACTCCCCAAATAGAAAATGTCAATGCAGCTGGTGTAAAAAGATTCTGGTATGAATTTGCAACCTCACCTGTTGTCATTCCGTTAAACGGTATAATATTCGCAAGCACATTCACGACAATCATCACAATAAACGTTACAGTAGTATGAACCTTTGTAAAAGTACTTACAGTAGTATCTTCCATCCTTAGCACTCCTTTATGATTTTACTGGTCTATCCAATTCCCAAAAGTATCATCCGCTTATATAGTAATAGTCATACTTTCTCCTAAATAAGCATTTTTAATTACCTTTAATGTCATAATAGTATCACATAATAAAGCATTCAACAATATTATTTATGAAGCAGTGCTACTTTTGCAAATCTTTCTGAGGAATAGCCAAAATCCATCAACACTATAATTAGTAACATCGCAACAATAATGTTGGAAACTTTACAAATGTATGCAATCAATATATAATGTATGTAATTATTGTATTAGGATCCTATACATATATGAAGTAATAATGGAGGCTAATATGGAAAGTTGCCCTAAACAAAAAATCAAGATAAAAAGATCACATCAAATTATAATAGTATCATTAATATCACTAGCTTTAATTATTTGTACTTCTTATATGCTTTTTTGTGTAAAAATAACTCATGCGAAAGTAATGGACCCTGACCTTAAAAAGGCATCAAACATTCAAAAAGCAATAACTGCGTACATGGCTGATACAGGTGATACGGCTTTGACCTTTGGCGAAAAAAACGCAGGTAAACCCGATTTTGAGAAAGTCCTGCTTAAATTGCATGAACCTTTAGAAATTAATGGCGTTAAGTATGAACCGCGTTTACACTTGCCTGAGGGATCATCAATCCAACAGTACTATAGTATTACCAATACAAAAAAGTTTAAAGGTTTCAAAATCACAATATATTCAAAATATGATTATAAAGTCGAAGTGACTCCTCATGCATCAGAAAACATACTTGTATATAGCGATGCTGAGCAGCCTTAATACTTCACAGCAAATAATTTTCCCATAAAAATATGGTATCCGTGATATCCTCTGTAATAAAAAAACAATAATGACATAAAAGAATATATAATGTATAATCCAAGGGAAGTCAATTTTTTTATCTTTGAAGGGAACTTGGATGATGAAAAAAATGGTGCGTGTTTTGTTTGGTTTAGGTATCTTAATTTTTCTCGTATTAATTATATATTCCTTTAATTTGGCCCAAAACACAAAAATTAAAAATTCTTTTACAATTACCCAAACGACTGCCAAGCCTCACCTTACAAATATAAGCTGGCTTCCAAATGATAATAACTGCGAACATGTGGCTGGATGGTTAGGAAGCCGCATTCTCATCAACTATATCTCCAACCCTAATGACAGTGCTGTTTATATCTTCGATCCCCAACATGGAAAAAAAGAGCTTATAACCAAGCATGGAGGATA
It contains:
- a CDS encoding ABC transporter ATP-binding protein: MALVVSNVVKKFGDKTAVDNISFEIKEPGVFGLLGTNGAGKTTTIRMILGILDKDGGRIEWNGKPVTRESVAFGYLPEERGIYPKIKVQEQIMYFAKLRGVDAKTAKANFEYLCERLGVSEYAKTVADHLSKGNQQKIQLIAALIHDPELIILDEPFSGLDPVNTNLLKNVIYELVEKGKYIVMSSHQMQAVEEYCRDIVILESGKSVIKGNLKEIKRGYGRTNLFVSCETEIDGLIREQGIKLESKTATGYELKIKSDEEAHQLLESIIKQKIKIDKFEIREPSLHEIFVDKVGA
- the glnA gene encoding type I glutamate--ammonia ligase, which produces MPKYSKEDILRIVEEQDVKFIRLQFTDIFGMMKNVAITSEQLEKALDNKCMFDGSSIEGFVRIEESDMYLRPDPDTFVLIPWRPQAGKVARLICDVYNPDGTPFDGDPRYVLKRALKKANDMGYDIFNVGPECEFFLFLTDSEGKPTTITHDNAGYFDLGPVDLGENARRDMCLVLEEMGFEIEASHHEVAPGQHEIDFKYGDALSTADSIMTFKMVVKTIAQRNGLHATFMPKPIFGINGSGMHTNTSLFKDGKNAFYDEKDPLQLSQEAYWFIGGLLKNMKSIAAITNPIVNSYKRLVPGYEAPVYLAWSARNRSPLIRIPAARGSATRVELRCPDPACNPYLAIAAVLAAGLDGIENKIQPPPSTDKNIFEMTEEQRLAEGIESLPGSLKEAIEEMKKSELAREVLGNHVFEKYIEAKYGEWDDYRTKVSKWEVDQYLTKY
- the hpf gene encoding ribosome hibernation-promoting factor, HPF/YfiA family is translated as MRFIVTGKNIEVTDALREKAIKKVGKIEKFFNKNTEAHITMSVQKNRQIVEVTIPFKGGLLRAQEENDDMYASIDKVVDSLEGQIRRNKTKIQRKYHESDLSFDSVNFEDHEDEVNDFKVVRSKKFSIKPMTIEEAILQMNMLGHEFFMFSNSETMEANVVYRRKDGNYGLIEPDI
- a CDS encoding ANTAR domain-containing response regulator; amino-acid sequence: MESARILVAMSNEGSTNKLKAVLVASGYQVIDQANNANDALRKLVNLRPDLAVLEYDLSPQNSIEVAKIAMEDKLCNVILIASNEQKGSIEYLKSEYDIVVVAKPLHRDTFLSTVDLVIKNRKKVMMLEKEIEDLKDTLDTRKEVEQAKGHLMKHLNLSEEQAFRMIQKQSMNRGIKMKEIAKAINLTYNL
- the pcrA gene encoding DNA helicase PcrA, which produces MDLLNGLNNEQREAVLHVDGPLLILAGAGSGKTRVLTNRIAYLIKEKGVYPSSILAITFTNKAAKEMRERIDKLVENVSDSMWVSTFHSLCVRILRKDIEKLDYDRSFAIFDYTDQQTVVKDCLKELNLNEKNYPPKSMLEMIGRAKDELIDPVTYGKMYAADFRMAKVAKIYELYQKKLKQNNAVDFDDIIMLTIKLFSNYPDVLDYYQRKFKYILVDEYQDTNSAQYSLISMLSQRSRNLCVVGDDDQSIYGWRGANIRNILDFEKEFSGCKTIKLEQNYRSTQTILDAANCVIKNNYGRKNKSLWTENKGGEKIRHCECSNEHEEAYFIANEIKKLSTIKDMQYKDFAILYRVNAMSRVVEEMLIKEGIAYKIFGGLKFYDRKEIKDLIAYLRLIQNPSDNISLKRSINEPKRGIGTTTIETAERLANSKGVSIFSIISSASEIPDLARAASKLEGFVAMISRLRILKESMKVSELIQEVIEQSGIQRSYEEEDTIEAQSRIENIKELVSVALEFEAKNEEQSLEDFLANVSLVADIDNMDENGDYVVLMTLHSAKGLEFPVVFMVGMEEGIFPGYRSMSDESELEEERRLCYVGITRAKQKLYLTNTFTRTLFGNTTYNKMSRFLKEIPPELLEGNEKKEPMTSKKPVNKNVSAGSTGSFSAPSSFRTSTFTDVSKPKTAAANFSIGDQVEHKKFGVGVITNVEKENDDYKLEIHFKGAGMKRLMAAFANLSKIG
- a CDS encoding ABC transporter permease → MKEFLTVLAFTFKENARKKVFVISSIITILLVVLSIGIPAIVFRLDKIETASDVQTEDENKKSTLYIVDPKGILNNDFSEISKLYGEYDFKIENQSRIESLKEMVGKDDGKFLVVIGSSGGVPSLNYFVKKSGDGLDVNNFSRSIKSIFVGRLLKNAGVSDDVTKIALSDITVNVEELQGNTMRNYIMTFIIVTLIFLAIYFYSYGVSMSVASEKTSRVMEILLTSTKPSKIILGKSAAMGLLGLCQFASVIIAGIMTYTFVFPSDFKIDKEFVDFSSLTPYMLIMVLMYFLLGYSLYAMINAVAGATVSKAEDINSALIPISIITLVVYYAAFGALSQPEGQYARIISIIPFSSPLAMPCRLMMSEVPVGDMIASIATLIITIFLLSWLSIKIYSNAVLHYGRRLKIGDLFKFSR